The following proteins are encoded in a genomic region of Streptomyces collinus Tu 365:
- a CDS encoding trans-sulfuration enzyme family protein, with protein MDTASTGAYDDVRTASRALATEAVHAGRDDLARQGLHAPPIDLSTTYPSFDSRGEAARIDAFATDGADPDGPPIYGRLGNPTVARFETALARLEGTESAVAFASGMAALSAVLLARSALGLRHVVAVRPLYGCSDHLLTAGLLGSEVTWTDPAGIADALRPDTGLVMVESPANPTLAEVDLRAVAHSCGQVPLLADNTFATPVLQRPAEHGARLVLHSATKYIGGHGDVLAGVVACDEEFAGQLRKIRFATGGVLHPLAGYLLLRGLSTLPVRVRAASASAAEIAGRLAADPRVARVHYPRLGGAMVAFEVHGDPHEVISRVGLITPAVSLGSVDTLIQHPASISHRIVDADDRRGAGVSDRLLRMSVGLEDVDDLWADLDHALGERSRTAAPLREAVR; from the coding sequence ATGGACACAGCGAGCACGGGTGCCTACGACGACGTACGCACCGCATCGAGAGCACTGGCCACCGAGGCCGTCCACGCCGGCCGCGACGACCTCGCCCGCCAGGGCCTGCACGCCCCGCCCATCGATCTGTCCACCACCTACCCCTCCTTCGACAGCCGCGGGGAGGCCGCGCGCATCGACGCCTTCGCCACCGACGGCGCCGACCCGGACGGACCGCCGATCTACGGCCGCCTCGGCAACCCGACCGTCGCCCGCTTCGAGACCGCCCTGGCCAGGCTGGAGGGCACCGAGTCCGCCGTCGCCTTCGCCAGCGGCATGGCGGCGCTCAGCGCGGTCCTCCTCGCCCGCTCCGCCCTCGGCCTGCGCCACGTCGTCGCGGTACGCCCCCTGTACGGATGCAGCGACCACCTGCTGACCGCCGGGCTCCTCGGCTCCGAGGTGACCTGGACCGACCCGGCCGGGATCGCGGACGCGCTGCGCCCCGACACCGGTCTGGTGATGGTCGAGTCCCCGGCCAACCCCACGCTCGCCGAGGTCGACCTGCGGGCCGTCGCCCACTCCTGCGGGCAGGTGCCGCTGCTGGCCGACAACACCTTCGCCACCCCCGTCCTGCAGCGTCCCGCCGAACACGGCGCGCGTCTGGTGCTGCACAGCGCCACCAAGTACATCGGCGGCCACGGCGACGTGCTGGCCGGCGTCGTCGCCTGCGACGAGGAGTTCGCCGGACAGCTCCGGAAGATACGTTTCGCCACGGGTGGTGTCCTGCACCCGCTGGCCGGCTACCTGCTGCTCAGGGGCCTGTCCACGCTGCCGGTCCGGGTCCGGGCCGCCTCGGCGAGCGCCGCCGAGATCGCCGGCCGGCTCGCCGCCGACCCGCGCGTGGCCCGCGTCCACTACCCGCGCCTCGGCGGCGCGATGGTCGCCTTCGAGGTGCACGGCGACCCGCACGAGGTGATCTCCCGGGTCGGGCTGATCACCCCGGCGGTGAGCCTGGGCAGCGTCGACACCCTCATCCAGCACCCCGCTTCCATCAGCCACCGCATCGTCGACGCCGACGACCGGCGCGGCGCCGGGGTGAGCGACAGGCTGCTGCGGATGTCCGTGGGCCTGGAGGACGTCGACGACCTGTGGGCCGACCTCGATCACGCCCTGGGGGAGCGGAGCCGCACCGCGGCACCGCTGCGGGAAGCCGTGCGCTGA
- a CDS encoding Lrp/AsnC family transcriptional regulator, whose translation MAESVVLDPVDLHLLRLLQNDARTTYRDLAAQVGVAPSTCLDRVTRLRRSGVILGHQLRLDPAKLGRGLEALLSVQVRPHRRELVGPFVERIRALPESRTVFHLTGPDDYLVHVAVADMTDLQRLVLDEFTAHREVARVETRLIFQQWDCGPLLPPATP comes from the coding sequence ATGGCCGAATCTGTCGTACTGGATCCGGTGGACCTCCATCTGCTGCGCCTCCTGCAGAACGACGCCCGGACCACCTACCGCGATCTCGCCGCCCAGGTGGGCGTCGCGCCGTCCACCTGCCTGGACCGGGTGACCCGGCTGCGCCGCTCCGGTGTGATCCTCGGCCACCAGTTGCGGCTGGACCCGGCGAAGCTCGGACGCGGTCTGGAGGCACTGCTGTCGGTGCAGGTCAGACCGCACCGGCGGGAGCTGGTGGGACCGTTCGTGGAACGCATCCGCGCGCTGCCGGAGTCACGGACCGTGTTCCATCTGACCGGACCGGACGACTACCTGGTGCACGTGGCCGTGGCGGACATGACCGATCTGCAGCGGCTGGTTCTGGACGAGTTCACGGCGCACCGGGAAGTGGCCCGGGTGGAGACCCGGTTGATCTTCCAGCAGTGGGACTGCGGGCCGCTGCTGCCCCCGGCCACGCCCTGA
- a CDS encoding DUF885 domain-containing protein produces MAEIRILLPRQVADAYVDDLIAVDPVTGTYLGVKESATRLPDYSPQGQEALAELARATLARLDEAERQPGADSDVERRCARLLRERLTAELAVHEADEHLRAVGNMHTPGHSVRDVFTVMPAQTEEDWSAIAARLRAVPAALAGYRQSLQLGLERKLYAAPRPTATFVEQLTEWSDTDGHGRGWFEDFAAAGPDALRAELDEAARTATAAVAELRDWMRDVYAPAVEDAPNTVGRERYARWSRYFNGTDLDLDEAYAYGWSEFHRILGEMRQEAEKILPGAETPWVALAHLDEHGRHIEGVEEVREWLQGLMDQAIADLDGTHFELAERVRKVESRIAPPGGAAAPYYTPPSEDFSRPGRTWLPTMGLTRFPVYDLVSTWYHEGVPGHHLQLAQWAHVAEDLSRYQAGVGGVSANAEGWALYAERLMDELGYLTDAEVRLGYLDAQMMRAARVIVDIGMHLELEIPADSPFHPGERWTPELAQEFFGAHSSRPADFVESELTRYLTIPGQAIGYKLGERAWLLGRANARERHGDAFDLKAWHMAALSQGSLGLDDLVDELSRL; encoded by the coding sequence ATGGCTGAGATCCGGATCTTGCTGCCCCGTCAGGTCGCCGACGCGTACGTGGACGACCTCATCGCCGTCGACCCCGTCACCGGTACCTACCTGGGCGTGAAGGAGAGTGCGACCAGGCTGCCCGACTACTCCCCGCAGGGCCAGGAGGCCCTGGCCGAGCTGGCGCGGGCGACCCTCGCGCGGCTCGACGAGGCGGAGCGGCAGCCCGGCGCGGACAGCGACGTCGAGCGCCGCTGCGCCCGGCTGCTGCGCGAGCGGCTGACCGCCGAACTCGCCGTGCACGAGGCCGACGAGCACCTGCGCGCGGTCGGCAACATGCACACGCCGGGACACTCGGTGCGGGACGTGTTCACCGTGATGCCGGCGCAGACCGAGGAGGACTGGAGCGCGATCGCCGCGCGGCTGCGCGCGGTGCCGGCCGCCCTCGCGGGCTACCGGCAGTCCCTCCAGCTGGGCCTGGAGCGCAAGCTGTACGCGGCGCCGCGGCCGACCGCGACCTTCGTCGAGCAGCTCACCGAGTGGTCGGACACCGACGGTCACGGCCGCGGCTGGTTCGAGGACTTCGCCGCCGCGGGCCCGGACGCGCTGCGCGCCGAGCTGGACGAGGCGGCGCGCACGGCGACCGCGGCCGTCGCGGAGCTGCGCGACTGGATGCGGGACGTGTACGCGCCGGCGGTCGAGGACGCCCCGAACACCGTGGGCCGCGAGCGGTACGCGCGCTGGTCCCGCTACTTCAACGGCACCGACCTGGACCTGGACGAGGCGTACGCATACGGCTGGTCGGAGTTCCACCGCATCCTCGGCGAGATGCGGCAGGAGGCCGAGAAGATCCTGCCCGGCGCCGAGACGCCGTGGGTGGCACTCGCGCACCTGGACGAGCACGGCCGGCACATCGAGGGTGTCGAGGAGGTCCGGGAGTGGCTGCAGGGCCTGATGGACCAGGCCATCGCGGACCTGGACGGCACCCACTTCGAACTCGCCGAGCGGGTGCGGAAGGTGGAGTCCCGCATCGCCCCGCCCGGCGGTGCCGCCGCCCCGTACTACACGCCGCCCTCGGAGGACTTCTCGCGGCCCGGCCGGACCTGGCTGCCGACCATGGGCCTGACCCGGTTCCCGGTGTACGACCTGGTGTCGACCTGGTACCACGAGGGCGTGCCCGGCCACCATCTCCAGCTCGCGCAGTGGGCGCACGTGGCGGAGGACCTCTCCCGCTACCAGGCCGGCGTCGGCGGCGTCAGCGCCAACGCCGAGGGCTGGGCGCTGTACGCGGAGCGCCTGATGGACGAGCTGGGCTACCTGACCGACGCCGAGGTGCGCCTGGGCTACCTGGACGCGCAGATGATGCGGGCGGCCAGGGTCATCGTGGACATCGGCATGCACCTGGAGCTGGAGATCCCGGCGGACTCGCCGTTCCACCCCGGGGAGCGCTGGACGCCGGAGCTGGCGCAGGAGTTCTTCGGCGCGCACAGCAGCCGGCCGGCGGACTTCGTGGAGAGCGAGCTGACCCGGTACCTGACCATCCCCGGCCAGGCGATCGGCTACAAGCTCGGTGAGCGGGCCTGGCTGCTGGGCCGTGCGAACGCCCGTGAGCGGCACGGCGACGCCTTCGACCTGAAGGCGTGGCACATGGCGGCCCTGTCGCAGGGCTCGCTCGGCCTGGACGACCTGGTGGACGAGCTGTCCCGGCTCTGA
- a CDS encoding ferredoxin translates to MRLVVDLNKCQGYAQCAFLAPDVFAMHGEESLIYNPRADEEQRERLARAVAACPVQAITADGLDGMGGSTASAPEASDAR, encoded by the coding sequence ATGAGGCTCGTCGTCGATCTCAACAAGTGTCAGGGGTACGCGCAGTGCGCGTTCCTCGCGCCCGACGTCTTCGCCATGCACGGCGAGGAGTCGCTGATCTACAACCCCCGGGCGGACGAGGAACAGCGCGAGCGGCTGGCACGCGCCGTCGCCGCCTGCCCGGTGCAGGCCATCACGGCCGACGGTCTGGACGGCATGGGCGGGAGCACCGCCTCCGCCCCGGAGGCGTCCGATGCCCGCTGA
- a CDS encoding NAD(P)/FAD-dependent oxidoreductase — MPADHVEWIRREGRIVIVGASLAGLRAAETLRAEGFTGELTLIGDEPYEPYDRPPLSKAALLGMASPRHTELPHRREIDAKWRLGVPASGLDLSAKRVRLADGDEVEYDRLLIATGVRARPWPKEAEARLDGVFLLRTRDDATRLLQKLKAGPRRVFIIGAGFAGCEVASACREMGLQVTMAERAGAPLVGALGGVIGAVAADLQTENGVDLRTRVTVTALEGDTSGRVRAVHLSDESVVEADVVVVSLGSLRNTEWLTGSGLGAGPRGIACDAGCRAFDFRGIVTDDVFVAGDVARSPHALFGYQFLSLEHWGNAVAQAETAAHNMICRGADRRPHLWTPAFWSSQFRVNIKSVGVPPMGDQIMITQGSLAERRFVGVYGYQGRVIAAVSFDNNRWLEFYRRQIERGAPFPVEFPTMDRRPEGRQPVPADFPDPSLPTHGPTVTLSGYSPADQQLVFTPARH, encoded by the coding sequence ATGCCCGCTGATCACGTGGAATGGATCCGGCGCGAGGGCCGCATCGTGATCGTGGGCGCCTCGCTGGCCGGGCTGCGCGCCGCCGAGACCCTGCGCGCCGAGGGGTTCACCGGTGAGCTGACCCTGATCGGCGACGAGCCGTACGAGCCGTACGACCGGCCGCCGCTGTCCAAGGCGGCGCTGCTGGGCATGGCCTCGCCACGCCACACCGAGCTGCCCCACCGCCGGGAGATCGACGCGAAGTGGCGGCTCGGCGTCCCGGCCTCCGGCCTCGACCTGAGCGCCAAGCGGGTACGGCTGGCCGACGGGGACGAGGTCGAGTACGACCGGCTGCTCATCGCCACCGGCGTACGGGCCCGGCCCTGGCCGAAGGAGGCGGAGGCGCGGCTGGACGGCGTCTTCCTGCTGCGCACCCGGGACGACGCGACCAGGCTGCTGCAGAAGCTGAAGGCCGGGCCTCGCCGGGTGTTCATCATCGGCGCCGGGTTCGCCGGGTGCGAGGTGGCCTCGGCCTGCCGGGAGATGGGGCTCCAGGTCACCATGGCGGAGCGCGCCGGTGCCCCGCTGGTGGGTGCGCTCGGCGGGGTGATCGGCGCGGTCGCGGCCGACCTGCAGACCGAGAACGGCGTGGACCTGCGCACCCGGGTCACGGTGACCGCGCTGGAGGGCGACACGTCCGGCAGGGTGCGGGCCGTCCACCTGTCCGACGAGAGCGTCGTCGAGGCCGACGTCGTGGTCGTCTCGCTCGGTTCGCTGCGCAACACCGAGTGGCTGACCGGGTCGGGGCTCGGCGCCGGGCCGCGCGGCATCGCCTGTGACGCGGGCTGCCGGGCCTTCGACTTCCGGGGCATCGTCACCGACGACGTGTTCGTCGCCGGTGACGTGGCGCGGTCGCCGCACGCGCTGTTCGGCTACCAGTTCCTCTCGCTGGAGCACTGGGGCAACGCCGTCGCCCAGGCGGAGACGGCCGCGCACAACATGATCTGCCGGGGCGCCGACCGCCGCCCGCACCTGTGGACGCCGGCGTTCTGGTCCTCGCAGTTCCGGGTGAACATCAAGTCGGTCGGGGTGCCGCCCATGGGCGACCAGATCATGATCACGCAGGGCTCGCTGGCCGAGCGCAGGTTCGTCGGCGTCTACGGGTACCAGGGCCGGGTGATCGCCGCGGTCAGCTTCGACAACAACCGCTGGCTGGAGTTCTACCGGCGGCAGATCGAGCGCGGCGCCCCGTTCCCGGTGGAGTTCCCCACGATGGACCGGCGGCCCGAGGGCCGGCAGCCCGTCCCGGCCGACTTCCCCGACCCGTCCCTGCCGACCCACGGCCCCACCGTGACCCTGAGCGGCTACTCACCGGCCGACCAGCAGCTGGTATTCACCCCGGCCCGCCACTGA
- a CDS encoding cytochrome P450, producing MTQAPLFRQITDFANRADPYPLYTELRRTPVLHEEEGGPYVVSSYYDIEALLHDPRVSSDAANLAASEDDGLGMGDETGGLPPSFLRLDPPEHDRLRRIANSAFGPPHQPRRIENMRGELDGIVTGLIDGFGDAREVDLVDQFAYPFPVTVICRLLGVPREDEPRFRSWVDPLVATLDPDTRRSADPEFVKTAQESRMQLGMYLAGLVEQRTKEPQDDVLSDLANSRGPDGAMTMMEVLSTAVLLLIAGHETTVNLITNGMLTLLRHPEVLGRLREDPGLSVRIVEELLRYEPPVQIVPQRTCITDIELRGTTIPKGSRIWLMIAAGNRDPERFKEPDRFDPDREDIQHLGFGSGIHSCFGAPLARLETQIALSELARRLENPRLVEDPPPYRPNAVLRGPRHLNVAFDGLR from the coding sequence ATGACGCAAGCCCCGCTGTTCCGCCAGATCACCGACTTCGCCAACCGCGCCGACCCGTATCCGCTGTACACGGAACTCCGCAGGACACCGGTGCTGCACGAGGAGGAGGGCGGCCCCTACGTCGTCAGCTCCTACTACGACATCGAGGCGCTGCTCCACGACCCCCGGGTCAGCTCCGACGCCGCCAACCTGGCCGCGTCCGAGGACGACGGGCTGGGCATGGGCGACGAGACGGGCGGACTGCCGCCGTCGTTCCTCCGTCTCGATCCGCCCGAGCACGACCGGCTGCGGCGCATCGCCAACAGCGCGTTCGGGCCGCCGCACCAGCCGCGCCGCATCGAGAACATGCGCGGCGAGCTCGACGGCATCGTCACCGGCCTGATCGACGGCTTCGGGGACGCCCGGGAGGTGGACCTGGTCGACCAGTTCGCCTACCCGTTCCCGGTGACGGTGATCTGCCGGCTGCTGGGCGTGCCCCGTGAGGACGAGCCCCGGTTCCGCTCCTGGGTCGATCCGTTGGTCGCCACCCTCGACCCGGACACCCGGCGGAGCGCCGACCCGGAGTTCGTGAAGACGGCGCAGGAGTCGCGGATGCAGCTCGGCATGTACCTGGCCGGGCTGGTGGAGCAGCGCACCAAGGAGCCGCAGGACGACGTGCTGTCCGACCTGGCGAACAGCCGGGGCCCGGACGGCGCGATGACCATGATGGAGGTGCTGAGCACCGCGGTGCTGCTGCTGATCGCCGGGCACGAGACGACGGTCAACCTGATCACCAACGGCATGCTCACGCTGCTGCGCCACCCGGAGGTGCTGGGGCGGCTGCGGGAGGACCCGGGGCTGTCGGTGAGGATCGTGGAGGAGCTGCTGCGCTACGAGCCGCCGGTGCAGATCGTGCCGCAGCGCACCTGCATCACCGACATCGAGCTGCGCGGGACGACCATTCCCAAGGGTTCGCGCATCTGGCTCATGATCGCGGCGGGCAACCGGGACCCGGAGCGGTTCAAGGAGCCCGACCGGTTCGACCCGGACCGCGAGGACATCCAGCACCTCGGATTCGGCAGCGGCATCCACAGCTGCTTCGGCGCTCCCCTGGCCCGGCTGGAGACCCAGATCGCGCTGTCCGAGCTGGCCAGGCGGCTGGAGAACCCGCGGCTGGTCGAGGACCCGCCGCCGTACCGGCCGAACGCGGTGCTGCGCGGCCCGCGCCATCTGAACGTCGCCTTCGACGGCCTGCGTTGA
- a CDS encoding Imm21 family immunity protein codes for MWVLPLARHGDPGALRWVEPGGGPLVAVPQTVPPFRTGADSEELDTDHHRVCEVGTSRPRSTPRWGRADRAGTSRPGGGFDSARPGAAARTGTHLRVPLGPGPYPVHAAHLRPGPETWTGLVRFSRPAP; via the coding sequence GTGTGGGTTCTGCCCCTGGCGCGACACGGGGATCCGGGCGCGCTGCGGTGGGTGGAGCCGGGCGGCGGTCCGCTGGTGGCCGTACCGCAGACGGTGCCGCCGTTCCGGACCGGTGCCGACAGCGAGGAGCTCGACACGGACCACCACCGCGTCTGCGAGGTCGGCACGTCGCGGCCGCGCTCGACGCCGCGGTGGGGGAGGGCGGACCGCGCTGGAACGTCCCGGCCGGGTGGTGGTTTCGACTCGGCCAGGCCGGGCGCGGCGGCCCGGACCGGGACGCACCTGCGGGTGCCCCTGGGACCGGGCCCGTACCCGGTCCACGCCGCCCACCTGCGGCCGGGCCCGGAGACCTGGACGGGCCTGGTGCGGTTCAGTCGGCCGGCCCCCTGA
- a CDS encoding rhodanese-like domain-containing protein, which yields MSTETSVNPVLRTAPAAPAEAAAYFRASLAFHADVSDVAAALAAGGDPGFVVVDSRSTESWDQGHLPGAVHLPTALIPEQAGQLLDRSVPVVTYCWGPGCNGATRAALALAELGYQVKEMLGGFEYWAREGFAYETWQGPARRDADPLTAPLAGECGC from the coding sequence ATGAGCACCGAGACCTCCGTGAACCCCGTCCTGCGCACCGCGCCCGCCGCCCCCGCCGAGGCCGCCGCCTACTTCCGGGCGAGCCTCGCCTTCCACGCCGACGTCTCCGACGTCGCCGCCGCGCTCGCGGCCGGCGGTGACCCCGGCTTCGTCGTGGTCGACTCCCGCTCCACCGAGTCCTGGGACCAGGGGCACCTCCCGGGCGCCGTCCACCTGCCGACCGCGCTCATCCCCGAGCAGGCCGGACAACTCCTCGACAGGTCCGTCCCGGTGGTGACCTACTGCTGGGGCCCCGGCTGCAATGGCGCCACCCGCGCCGCCCTCGCCCTGGCCGAACTCGGCTACCAGGTCAAGGAGATGCTCGGCGGCTTCGAGTACTGGGCGCGCGAGGGCTTCGCCTACGAGACCTGGCAGGGACCCGCGCGCCGGGACGCCGACCCGCTGACGGCGCCCCTGGCAGGCGAGTGCGGCTGCTGA
- a CDS encoding Lrp/AsnC family transcriptional regulator: MTAYSPDATDWRILDVLQRDGRASYAELAREVSMSPSAVTERVRRLEEAGVIQGYAAVVDPERLGLAIMAFVRLRYPNGNYKPFHDLVAATPEILEAHHVTGDDCFVIKVAARSMSHLEEVSGRIGALGSVTTSVVYSSPLPRRPLGR; encoded by the coding sequence ATGACCGCGTATTCCCCGGACGCCACCGACTGGCGCATTCTCGACGTCCTCCAGCGGGACGGGCGGGCCAGCTACGCCGAGCTGGCCCGCGAGGTCTCCATGTCCCCGAGCGCCGTCACCGAACGGGTCCGGCGCCTGGAGGAGGCCGGCGTGATCCAGGGCTACGCGGCCGTGGTGGACCCCGAGCGGCTGGGCCTCGCCATCATGGCGTTCGTACGCCTGCGGTACCCGAACGGCAACTACAAGCCGTTCCACGACCTGGTCGCCGCGACGCCCGAGATCCTGGAGGCCCACCACGTGACGGGCGACGACTGCTTCGTCATCAAGGTCGCCGCCCGCTCCATGTCCCACCTGGAGGAGGTCTCGGGCCGCATAGGCGCCCTCGGCTCGGTGACGACGAGTGTCGTCTACTCCTCGCCCCTCCCCCGCCGCCCGCTGGGCCGCTGA